GTTGATGGTTTGCCAGTGTGggcaagaaagagaaggtggcggatacacaccgacacacacccacacatacccacccaATGCACATGCACCGCTTCAGCGCCGACCACATCACGTCATATTCTCTTGCGTCCTCtcattcttctcttttttccccgGATTCGCTCAACATCGGTATCTTTCCGACATCGCGCGCTTCACGCATATGCATCCTCGTCTGTGTGCCGAGTAGAAGTCCTTCAGGGAAcaaagaggcagcagctctgcgttGTTTTCTCCGTGTACGGATAGCCACTCGATACGCTGGTGagcccaccgccgctacaCTGATTGACTTTTTGCGCGCATGTCCACGGAGACGTTCCGTGAGCGTACGCTGGCGACACAGTACCAGCCACGTCAACATCTCCCGCCCAACTTCAGCGATGTGCTGAAGGAGTATGCGcgggaggtgctgcgcaatcAGCCACCAGACATTCTGGAGTGGAGCGCGGCGTATTTCAAGAAGCTGGCCCTCGAGACGGACCCGCTGCAAGCAAAGCAGCCGCCGCCGGACCACTATACCCCCCTCGTTGAGGACCCTGAGCGAGCGATGTTGGCAAACAAGATGGTGAAAGTGTTCTCGACAATGGACTTGTCGGGGAGCGGGCGACTACCCGTGCTGGAGGTACGGCGGGTGCTGACGGAGGCGTTTGAGTTGACGGGGTCGCAGGCGCTCTACCTTCTCACAGCGCCATTCACGACCATCATCGAGGACGACGGTAGCGGCCTAACAGATGGTGGCATCGAGTACACTCTCTTTTCCCACTCAGCGGTGCGCACTATTCAGTACTTTCAGCAGCACCCAAACTTCTTCTTTGATGtagacggcagcgatgccaATACGACGGTGCACGGCATGAACCGCTACGACATTGAGCAGGGCTTTCTGCGCATCTTTCGACTCCTCGATGAAGCGGGGACGGGTCGTCTGCTCCTCCACGACTACCAAGGCGCTTTGGAAAACGCGCCGTACCACCTGACGCACCGCGACATATGCGTGCTGCGCCTCGAGTGTAGGACGTGTGGAAACGACGGGAACGGGGGGCCACGCGAAGTGGAGTACGAGAGGGAGCTACCGCACATGTTTGAGCGCCTTCTGCTGGCCGAGGCGTTCAGCCtcttcgaggaggagggacagaGCTAGGCCAGCGCAAGAGGACGCTCAATACACCGCTTTCGCTCTATGTACCACTTCGcattcccccctctcctggCACTCgacctcccttctctttttttcctgtgcACGCTGCCCCGCACATCACACACTTGAGCACAGCCATGTGCACACAGGGGTGAAGTGGAAGCACTGGTCGTTCTCATGtaaaacaacagcaacgacgtGCAACATCATAAGGCGAAATAGTGGCTGAGGGCGACGAAACagcagaaggaaagagcTGGGATTAGCATAATTCAACCCACAtacacccatacacgcacatgtAAAGACGCAACTGCTTGTAGGGCATCGTTTTCTCGCACTTTTAGTTGCGGTTGAGTTTGTTTTTGTGTGTtcgcttctccacctctctcttgcccctTTCTTGTTCCCGCAGTTGGGCAGATGGGCGTTGCTTCTCATCACTTCCGCCTCTTGTAGGCCATACAATATGCCCTGCACTGTGTGTAGGGGTTCTGTGTCGTTGCAGCgagcgccaccagcagcgaggcAAAACAAAAGTGAGGCCACGAGTTACGAAAGAGGTGAAACACGTGCGGAAGGGCTTCAGAAGCAACCCGAGGGAGGAGCGATGAGGAAGGGACTCGTGCCCAGAGCCAACGACTACCCGCGCCATGGGACGGCGTCTCCCActtctgtgcctgtgcgtggcATTAGAGCCGCTCTTTTtggtgtctctcttctctctactgCACTGGGCGCTGTGGCCTTTggacggagcagcagccccgcTTCAGCTACGGAGCCTTCTGTTCGTGCTGTACCATCCATGGTGCTCGGTAAGTGAGTGTTTGTTGGctgcctgcctctccccctccttttctcacTTCCTAATCcaacttttttttttttcgtcgcCACAGGCGCGTGTTGAGTGACGTCGGGCTTCTCATCCCATTTTCGCGCTTCATAGCCGCATCacctcattttttttttgcctccactaccgtatgtgtgtgggggaggtgggCACCAcgagcgcacgcacacgccgcccTATCATCGCCCGAACCAttatagagagagagactggcAGCAGCCCTGAAAGGCGATGGACACGAATACATTGCTTGCTCTCGCTCAAAGTGCCGTGGACGCTGGCAATGTGAAGGCTGCCTGCGAGTTCTACGAAGTGGCTCTCGCCAAATCTCCAAACAGTgacgaggtgctggaggctTATGCAGAAATTATGATTCACCACGTCCAGGACATCCCTCGCGCGCAGAAGATGCTTCGCCATGCGATTAGCCTCAATCCGAATCAGGGCTACGTGAAGTATCTGAATTTAGCACAACTCTGTGAGGCCGAGGAGGCACTTAAGTGCTACGAAAAGGCGTACGAGATTGCAAGTCTCATGCTGCACGGATGCCGAAAGAAGAGAATGAGGAAGACACTGGAGGAGACCATGGCGACCATGTGCTGCGCCGTGGCGGAGCTCTACCTGACTGACCTCTGCTTCGCAGAAAAcgccgagcagcagtgcgagcAGGCTGTAAACCGCGCACTGCAGTTAAATAGCGAGATTGTGGAGCCAcaccagctgcaggcgtCCCTCCGTCTGAGTCAATGTCGCCCCGACGAGGCGCTACAGTCACTGCGTCGTGCTGTAGATGTAACGCATCGCCTTGGCGAGGAGTACCAGCCCACGTACGAGTCCAAGATTGAGCTTGGCCGACTGCTGATGCAGGTTGACCCAGCTGAGGCTTTTCAGTTCCTCCTTGAGGTGCTTCAGTACGGTGACAACAATCCCTACGTATGGTTCCTGCTCGGCGAGAGCGCACGCTTGCGGGGACGGTACGTTGACGCGGcacgcctgctgcggcgcgcgcgtgtgatGCTCGTCGTGTCCGGCGGCGACGCGACTGCACTGAGTGAGGTGGACGCGGCCATTAGCATTttggtggaggagatgggtggcccggaggcggcggcgcaggtaAAAGACCTAGATCACCCCTATCCGCTTGAGCTGCTTCAGGTAGAAGACGACCAGGGCgctgaggacgacgacgacgatctGGCAGAGCCGGAGCACGAGGCGTGTGACGGTGAGGACGACACCTAGTGGTGGTTTTCCTTTTGAGGGAGACAATAATCTTTTCTCATCACCACTGCGCCGTCAAACCGCgcagggtgtgtgtgggtgtgtctcgctcgctctctggACTTCTTCACATCTCCCAAGATGTCCCTCTTTGTGTGCTCTGTCCCCGCACACCACTTCTCCATCGTTCCCTCTTTCGTGCGAGGTGTTGCGCTTGACAAATAACGTATGCGAATAACATCGGTAAGTCTACCGGAACGCAAGCAACCACAAATAAATGTTGAGAGTGACGTGAGGAACACCAAATGATGCACTGGCGAGACAGGGATACAGATCCTACTCCCACGTACAGAGGTGCAAGTTAGGTGGTCTAAGTGATCTCGCGTCTGGGATCGCTTCCAccatcttctcccccttATGTGGTCATCTGTCGCATTTCCTGCTACGACAGCCGCCTTAATGAGGTAGGGAGTAGGAGCGCTGactttcctctcgctctacTGCCTCTGCTCATCCATTACTCCTCTTCCTGCGCGACAACTACGGCATCCTTTTCTGGGCTCATCACTTTTCGTATTTTCTCTCGGCTTCATGCTTCATTCGTGTTCCActgccttttccccttcgcgTCTGCACTTCTCCTTTATGTTGATAACTACTGAAACTGATGGGCGCTGCACTGCATGCCACGCGCAGAGGAACACAACAGGAGACTTTCCGTCAAACAAAAGTGAAGACAAGTAGAGGGGGAAGCTGCGCACGAGCAGCGAGCTAACGATTGGTGTTCTGTGGGTCTGACTTggcccccccttccctttctctgtacGGGCGcggccgtctctctctctctctctctgtgtgtggagggagatggaggagggaggaagtcGAACACTTTtacgcgcacacaaacatACGCAAGACACTACCTGTACATAGAGGCACACATTGTTCatagagggagggaaggtgtGAGCGTGTAAAGGTCAAAACAAGAGGCACACAGGCcctatccccccccccgcactccacatccacacacacacacacatacactcaTCCAGACACACCCAAGGCAGACAAACAACCGCTCACAggtgccacagcagcaaaggGGTAGCCAATCGCATTGTCATCGCCACGTGTACGCCTCGGCGCTCTTCCGCGCCTTTTTTGTTTACCTTTaaccgtgtgtgtgtgtgtgtgtgtgtgtgtgtgcgtttgtgtgtgatGCCCACctagagggaaaagaaaacacaaaGCTTTACTGCTGCTTCCGTTGCTATCCATACGCTTtactcgtgctgctgctatcaTGAGTTTGTTCGCTCAACGTGAACGCATCGAGGTCTCCTCCGGCGACAGCGAGCCAGACTCGATCGCCTCCACTATCGTTGACTCTGCCGATGAGCTCATCGAGGGGCTCGCTCGAATGGCCCTGGACGGGCCCTACAGCGACGAGCCAAGAACGTACAAAACTAGTCAACGTCTCCAGAGTCGGGGAATAACCCGTCGCCCGCACGAAGTGGCACTGACAAGGCCTAGCATTGAGCTATCGCGACAGATGACGCCCACACCTCGAGCAGGCTCCTTCACACCACCGTTCTATCAAGCCCCTGCGTGGCTGAGCACACAAGGCAGTGCCTTCGTTCCGGAACGCACCGGCGTAGACGTGGCCGAAGCAGAGAGtgaagcgcgcgcgctcgcGAAGCTGTACCGGCACCTTGACCGCGAGTATTTCAGAGAGAAAAGTATCGGTGATCACTCTGACAGCAAGCCGATAACTTCTGGAAGAGCGGAACGTGATGATTATGGGGCCAGAGCCCGCAATGCTCGTTCTTCTCCCACTATGGAGGCAACCCCAACGCACAAGCCGCGCCGCAAGCCGGATGAAACAGCTCGATTGCGGCTTTTGGTCCCGAGCAAGACTCAACTGGCACGACGAGTGGAGAAGTACGAGATACGCAAGAaacgcgaggaggaggctcgACAGCACCCGaagcgtgtacgtgtgccgGCGGAGGCAGTCAAGCGAGGGACAAGGCTTTTCCTCGAGGCCCAGGAGAGGGCCAACAACGTGAAAGAGGTGCAGAAGGAGCAGGCGAAGCAGAAGGCCGAacaggagaagaaagagtgCACTTTTCACCCTTCCGTGTCGAGGTACGCAGCGCAGTTTGCCGCGGAAGGGGCGTACTACCCGTTGGAGAGTCGGTTCGAGGACCAGGCCGCGTACAACGAGAAGCGAATGCGGCTGCGGCTCGAGCGGGCGATGGAGCTCGAGAAAGAGTGCACCTTCAAGCCCACCCTGTCTCCTGGAACCGAGGAGCTGATGTTCGACCTTCGTTGCCGTCGCGAGCGCTTTCATTATTGCCGTTCGTTTCGCAGACCGGAAGCGGGCGAGCACACGAGGAGTCGGAGAAGGCGCCCATCGCCATCAGAACGTGAGCCGTTTGAGCCCGGGGAGCGACTGTAccgtgacggcggcgagcgTCTCTTGCGCCAGCAGgtgcgactgcagcgagCCGCGGCaaaggagcagcgccacgtcgTTGGTGGCGCGCTGCGACTCTCTCCCACCGGTGCCCAGCAGCTCGCTGGCCGCTTCACATCGTGGGCGGCGACGCGTGAGGCGAATCGAGAACAGCTGCGCGTTGCGTTGGAGCGGCAGGAGCGCGAAACGCCAAAAGTCACTGTCGAACGCGAGGCGGCGATTAGGCGAGCAGGAGGTCTTCGCTTCAGCAGAACTTTGTCGAGTCTAGGTAGGTCTACAGCTACACCACGCCTCGTGCAATCCGCGGCGAACGGAAATGGCAGCATTGCCCCTGCCGTGACGGATGCCTCCGTCCTACCACTGAAGAACAAAAACTATTTCACATCCTCTACGGGCTCACAGAGAGCCTGCGGTGACACTGGCAATTGTGAAGCGTCACGGGTGCCGTCGGATCGAGCACGGTCATCCCAGTCTCCTTCAGGCGCTGACTGTGGGGTGACAGCCACTAATGACCTCCGCAGTGTGGCGTCTCTGTCGGCACCCGAGACGTGTTCTGCGGTGGATATGCCGGTGCACAAGGAGCTCCTGCGCATCCGCCTTGGTGCTCTCTTTTACAAATACGCCGTTTCCACCACAGCGACCGCAGTGACCCTCGCGCAGGTCAAGCAGCAGGTCCGGTGCTACTACCCAGAAGACTccggcatcgccgccgcactTGCGTCTTCCTTCCCgaatgggcagcagcacataaCCAAGATAGAGTTCATGGCAGCGCTCGCACGCTACGTAGCGCAGCATGGGATACAGCCATGGTGTCTTCCCCATCACAATGACCCGAACACCATTGTGGGTGCACCGTACAGCTCACCGGCTTCTACTACTaccggcgccgcggctgctgtgaTGACGAATGTTTTGGTGAACTCTGCTCACTTACCAGATGTGATGGACAACGACGCGCCGGGCTCTATACCGTCATGGACCGGCACGGGCACCTGTGGCAGTGAACCAGGCTGTCGAAACAAAGTCGACTGCTCGGTGTTTACACCTACAACGGCACGCGCCTCTGAAGGAACTAGTGGAGAAAAGCCGCTTCGAACGCACATCtactcctcttctctgccgcctGACTGCTCTCCACCGACACCGGCACCCACTGCCGTCGCGCCAAGTTGTGCACCGAAGGGAAACAGAGCGACCGCTGCAACGACCGGTGTTCGTGGCTCCACCGCCACATCGAGGGGGTCTCTTTGCGATGGCTTGCGGGATCCCACCGCTTCGAGGGACACGCTTCCAGCGAACTCTCCAATCGCTGCTTCTGAATTTGTGCGCGGGTATGCGGACtacgtgcagcggcagcgccgtgctaTCGACCGCGCGCGTGCGGTGAGCAAGAGCCCTCAAAGAAACGTGGTGGAGGAGTGTACCTTCCGCCCCACGTTGACACCTCGCAGCGTGATGCTGAGCGACATGAATCTCAAGAAACGAATGGCCTACGTTcgtgagctgcagctgcgacggcgcaaTCTTCAGTTGCTGCACACTGCAGTGCTGGCGGAAGGAAGCGGCGAGGATGGCTTACCGAGGGCCACCCCGTCGGAGAGAGAATTCAAAGCGCGTGACGCGCTCGACTCCACGCAAACATCACCACTGACGCCTTCCACAAAGCACTCGTCAGCGTCGCTCTCCGGTATCTCTCCGCCGTCGGGGCTCAGTCCGTCCATTGAGGTATCGAGCCTATCCTGCAGCACGCCGCAGCACGAAGGCAAAAGCGCGTCGTCAAAACCTGCCGCAACGCTGTCGCCTccacatcagcagcatcTCGCAGGGGATTCCAACGCGCTTCGAGTTATAGCCAggctggagcagctgttAAACGACGTGGCAGGCAAAGAAGGCTCGATACAAGCCACGGAGTCGGTAGTGAGGACGCCGCCTCCTTGTTCCTCAGTGAACGCTGACGTTTCTAGTGTAGGGCATGCCGGCATGGTAATTGCGAAGGACGGCGCTGACACGACACGGACGGTTTCCACTGTGCCGCTCTCCCGCTTTTTTGCGACGAAGCCGGCGCAGGCGATTTTGTGTGTCGAGGAGGGACTCCTTGAGTCGCGGCACGGTGTGAAGACGTCGCGCGGCGCCAACTAAGTGACGGTGAgtgtgtgcttgtctggaatcttttttcttcttctgcagtTCACCTTCTGCTCTCGTGTCTCTACTCTTCACTCGTGCCTCGGGGCCGTCGCTCCCTTTTTCACCAGGGCTGGCTCGCCTCAGCGTCGCTGATGAGGTCGAGAGGCGTGCAGAGGAGGGGTAGGTcagacgaagagaaggagctTAAGGGAGGGACCGGAAAGCAGCACGATTCGACGGGGCAACGGCGGCTCCCCCTCCGCAACGGGGGTAACCAAGCCTGGGCAGCCATGCACTGATCGTGCAATCCCCGGGGAGACTCAGTGTAGGCTTTTCTCTTGGTTGTCGTTTTTTCTGTTATTTTGCTTGcttgttttctcttcctcgtttaGTCTTACATTCTTTACCGTTCCGACTAGAAACGAACGCCCACTGCTGTCAGGAGCCACCGTCGAGTGAACACAACACTTTTGCTCGCATAGACGCATGTGAATCGGATGGTGGCGCAGGTTTGGGAGGAAGGTTGTGTGTTGCAGgccagccccccctcccccctcccctcctctctagGAAGGAAATAGTGAGGACAGCTAGACTGCATCAAACTCACACATGCGCACTACAGCCACCTGAAGGGCTCGTGTTTTGCATTATCTTAACCGGGGTCCCCACGTGCTTCACTTCTTTGGCTTACTGAGGTGACCAATCGGTTTGCTTCTCTACTTTTCTCTCCGTTCTGGTGGGTGAAcatcctctcttttttccctgtGTTCTTGTTTTTACTCCTCTTGTTCGCGATTGATCGCTGGTGACGCACAACGACATCTGATTACCTGAACGCATGCGCACCTGCTTACCTACGCTGGAcacacccccccacacacaaacaaattCGCAAACGTGACCTCAACTGACTTGATACGTTTCTCTGTTTTACTTTGTGAAGTATCGAACAAAGCCCTTTGCACTGCGTTGCCATGGGTGACCCCTTTGTGCGACCGGGACTGGAGTACGCTCCGCATGTGGAGCAGGTTTTGCTGAAGCATGAGGGAACCATGACGCTGGAGACCACCAAGGATGACTGGATGCGGTACCAGCACCGCGACACACTTGCGGCTATTATCGAGCACCGCGACCAGATCGAGCACCTGTGTATTGCAGAGAACTTGCCGCCTGCCAAAATGGAGAGGATTTTGCTAGAGCGCATGGTGGACCCTATCGCAAAGCGCTGACGTGCGCATTAGCTGCGGGGCGTTCATTCTTTGGATTTGTGGGGCTGCTCTTGGAGCCCCACATGCGTATGAATATATACGTGATCCCTGTTGCGTTGTTTGACCTGCTTGTCGATCGATGAGCGCAAGTAAGCCTGTttgtcggcagcagcggcctggAGTGTAGGGGGGCATGCGTGTATAtctgcgcttgtgtgtgtgtacaccaAAGTCAAGTCGTGATACACCAGCGTAAGTACGCCTAGAAGGATCCTCTCCGCGCCGCTGATTTGTCCATcaattttttttctttcaccCGCCGTCTTCCCTGATGGCAGGGAGCGCCTGAGTACGTGGTGCCAGGGTCCAGCGCTCACTCTGTTgagaagccaggcagcccccttACCCCTGCCAATGCTGAGCCACATCTAATGGGGACAGGGCCAAGAACCTACGGCATTGGGGAGGCCAGAGCAGTGTATTGCtactgatgtcggcggtcagcTCCTGGATGGtgttgcgtcggagcgacaCGCGGCGGGAAGCACGCCTGTGCAGTTCATATAATGGGCTGAGTGTCAGTGCGTCTCGAGCGCATCTCACCGGGCCCGCATTGCCTACGGCGGTGGGGCTccctgagccaccccgagaGGGATGCACCGGGTGCCGGCCCACATGATgggggcggctgtgaggcAACCTGCAGAGCAGGTGGGTAAGTAAGGTTTGAGGCAGAGGCTGTGCTCGGATGACCAAGTCTGCGCATTACTGTAACGTTTTTGTCTAGCGCTATTTCTCATTACGCAGTGAACCTGAGGAGAGGCCGAGGCTAGAGTGAACCCGCTTCATGGCGGAACGAATGCGCTGAAAGGGAAAACCTGGGGTGACCTCTCAGTGAGTTGTCCGAAGGCACTCTGCTCTGCAGCCAGGTGGTGCAGTGACTTTCCGATCCTTGTGTTCCCCATCTGCGGCTCTACACCTCCCCTGTCTGCACTACTACTCGGCTCCGTGTTTCCGCGTCGCGGTTATTGCTTTTCTTCGTGTACCATcatcgcacacacacacacacacacgcagactTATGCATAGTGGCAAGTAGTGTTTTTATTTCACGAAgtggtgcgcgcgcgtcCACCATGCGATCTGTGGCGGGCTGCTGCTTCTACGTCTGTAGTGCGCTCTCGGGGTCACTCTGCCGTTCCATCGCACCTGCCCATAGCAATGCACGTTGCGCCTTTCTTACGCAGCGTCGACATCAGACTCGCTTACCGAATAAAGGGTATCGTCAGCAACCCGCCGTCCCGGATCGCATGAAAGACACGATGGCTACCTTCGGGGTAGATATGCACAACGTGAGCGCGGACGAGGACCCCCCGTACGTCCAGGAGCACCAGCGGCAACGAATGGTGCAGAACGTCATGTCTAGCTCGCAGAACCTTAGGAGCATGTCCAAGATGGACCGTCTACGGTTGGCGTTGGATCAGGTGCGCAACGAGCCTGCTGGGCATGAAAAGTGGAACGAGGTGTACCTGTTCTTGCGCACGACGGAGATGTGTACAGAGGTGTTGACGAACGGCTCAGACATGTTCCCGAAAGGCAAAAAGCTCTGGATTGAGATGGAACTGTGCGAGGAGAAGCGGGTGCCGGTGTTGATGGTACTGCCGAACGGGATGCCAGTGCTTCCTATATTCACCATGGAAGAGTATATGGACTCGTACTTCTCGCGCACAAACGTGTACGACTCGTGCTGGTTCCCTGTGCCGCGCAGTGGGACGCAATGGGAGGAGTTCTGCAAGCTTCCTTTTCCTGTGTGTGTCACCGGTAACATTCAGCACTTTAGCACCCTGGCGACGGTGGCTCTCGGTAACCACCAACTCGGGATTCTCGTCAATCCTGGGATGCGCTCTAGCAAGTTCATCACCTATCCTGAGATGGTCACCTTAACGCAgctgaggcagcagaggagaaaaCACCACCAACTGGCGGTGACGCAGTCTACCACCGCAGACGGcagagccgccgctgctgctggaaaaGAGCGGCTCTTTGACTCGAATTTAATGATGACCTTTGACACCACAAGGATCCTGCTGAGGCGTCTCGAACCCCAGGACCTCGACGGCTGCAtggcgcagcggccgccgaTTCCGCCTGTTGCGCAACTcgagctgcacctgctgctgcacgtgtATCCAGAGATCGAGTCTGTCTACATCCGCACTGTTGATCGACCGCGGTGGCGAAGAATGCTAGGGGCCCCAGAGATGATGACACAGATAGATGTTGTCTGCAACCCCGCGCGCAAGCCGGACGCAAGCTTCGTtgagcacctgcagcagtggagcTTCATGAAAGAGTTCAACAGCGACGTGCATGTCGAGCTGACAAGCCGAGCCCCAGTGCAGGAGGGCTCTACAGGTGCTTTCATGTGCGTGTACTCGAACGAGGTTGACGGTAAGCCGCTACGAGCCATGACCACCTTTAAGGGACGCACCCTGGCGGACCAACTCAACTTCAACGAGCCCATCACAGACAGCGAAGGTAACAAGCCGTACGAGCGCTACGTCAGCTACTTTTAAGAGGCACCAGTAGGTACAGGGGGACGCAAAGACGTGCGAAAGCGCTCGAACTGACGAGACGAAGAGCAGCGTGGTCTCCTTTACCTtgtttcccctctttgttCTTCCCGCCGAATCTCCGTTGCAGGCGTCGGTGGAGGTGCATaagacagagagcgagagagcccCTGCCTGGGATTTTGCTGAGCTCTTTTCTTGCTTTGTTTGCGTTGCCGGTGACGCTTGCACTCCCGGCGTGGTGCCGCAGGGCCACTGTTGCCCACAGGAAGAGTGACGGGGcgacaaagagagagagcgagcgagagagaaatcTCTCAATAGCAAGTAAGAATCGGCGAAGTCACATCAACAACAGTGAACGTAAACGTGAATCGCTCGATCTAGAGATGCCGCTTCAGAGTCCCGATGATGTGCTGGTGCGCACGCCGGCACCCGAGGGTTGCGGGCGTGTTTCGCGCAAACATGTTATCGTTCGCTGTCTTCCTGCTatgccgttttttttttttgtgtgtgtgtgtgcgccgtTGCAGCACTCATGAGATCGAGGCAGTGCGACGGGCAACGTGGTCTGCTTCTATTTCCTCTTATCGATTTCCCCGTCCTACCGCCTGCGCTTGGCTACTCATCTCCTTCCATCTgctctgcctttctctctcccccgtcCTTGtgagaaaagcaaaacaacaacaaccaagCGACTAACAACAGAGAggctcttccctttttttgtttgttgcatcgctgcacgcgcgctgccactgcaTGGTGCGGGGTGTACCCACTTTCCCACccgttctctccctctccctctctctctctctggcaaGCGCACAAAGACGTCTCACCACCGACTGGCAGTGGCGGGAGACGATTTCGGGgttttcccttccctcttgaATTATGTCGTTCACGAAAGGCTCCAAGGCGGCTCAGGATGTCATCAGCTTTCTGCACACAATAGGGAGGCTTAAGGACACGCCTCGGCGGGGCTGGGTGGAGCACCAGATTTGCAGGCCGGAGTCGATTAGTGACCACATGTACCGCATGTCGCTCATGTGCATGATGTGTCCTGACACCTCACTGAATCGGGACAGGATGATCAAGATGGCGCTCTGTCACGATACAGGTGAGAGCATTATTGGCGACATCTCTCCTGCTATGAAGGTCCCtaaggaggtgaagaagcaaCGGGAGACACAGGCGGTGCAGAGCTTGTGCAAACGTGTGTCATCCTCGCCAAACACGACCTTTAGCGAGGAGCTTCGCGACTTGTTTGAAGAGTACGAGGCGCAGGAGACTGCCGAGTCGCGCTTTGTAAAGGACATGGACCTGTTGGAGATGATTGTGCAGGCGCACAGCTACGAGTCCATGAACCCTGGCAAGGACCTCAACAGCTTCTTCAGGTCTGGCGCCGGCATTCGCCACCCGTGGGCTCGCGCCATTTTCGAGACGCTTCTCGAAACGCGTCCGTACTTGGCATACCAGAAAGGGGAGCAAGCGAAGAAAGTGTCAAACATGTGAAGAGGATGGCCGGCTACAGACGTCGGGCGCGCGTATCTGTTTTACTTTTCTCAgcatgtgtgcgtctgtctctctgcgctCGTTTGCCCTTTACTACGTGCgtgagggtggcggtggttgCACAAATCTGCAAGTCACCTGATTGCGCCCGTTAGTCGATTTGTGTGAAACGAGAGCTGTTTTCCACCGCATACACACGAGCAGCGCAGTCGAGGCAAGCGTGGGTCTTTTTGGTGTTCGGCGCCCTCCCAATGTCTCTAGCatgccccccaccccacacacct
This DNA window, taken from Leishmania panamensis strain MHOM/PA/94/PSC-1 chromosome 34 sequence, encodes the following:
- a CDS encoding hypothetical protein (TriTrypDB/GeneDB-style sysID: LpmP.34.3940); this encodes MSTETFRERTLATQYQPRQHLPPNFSDVLKEYAREVLRNQPPDILEWSAAYFKKLALETDPLQAKQPPPDHYTPLVEDPERAMLANKMVKVFSTMDLSGSGRLPVLEVRRVLTEAFELTGSQALYLLTAPFTTIIEDDGSGLTDGGIEYTLFSHSAVRTIQYFQQHPNFFFDVDGSDANTTVHGMNRYDIEQGFLRIFRLLDEAGTGRLLLHDYQGALENAPYHLTHRDICVLRLECRTCGNDGNGGPREVEYERELPHMFERLLLAEAFSLFEEEGQS
- a CDS encoding hypothetical protein (TriTrypDB/GeneDB-style sysID: LpmP.34.3950), translated to MDTNTLLALAQSAVDAGNVKAACEFYEVALAKSPNSDEVLEAYAEIMIHHVQDIPRAQKMLRHAISLNPNQGYVKYLNLAQLCEAEEALKCYEKAYEIASLMLHGCRKKRMRKTLEETMATMCCAVAELYLTDLCFAENAEQQCEQAVNRALQLNSEIVEPHQLQASLRLSQCRPDEALQSLRRAVDVTHRLGEEYQPTYESKIELGRLLMQVDPAEAFQFLLEVLQYGDNNPYVWFLLGESARLRGRYVDAARLLRRARVMLVVSGGDATALSEVDAAISILVEEMGGPEAAAQVKDLDHPYPLELLQVEDDQGAEDDDDDLAEPEHEACDGEDDT
- a CDS encoding hypothetical protein (TriTrypDB/GeneDB-style sysID: LpmP.34.3960), with product MSLFAQRERIEVSSGDSEPDSIASTIVDSADELIEGLARMALDGPYSDEPRTYKTSQRLQSRGITRRPHEVALTRPSIELSRQMTPTPRAGSFTPPFYQAPAWLSTQGSAFVPERTGVDVAEAESEARALAKLYRHLDREYFREKSIGDHSDSKPITSGRAERDDYGARARNARSSPTMEATPTHKPRRKPDETARLRLLVPSKTQLARRVEKYEIRKKREEEARQHPKRVRVPAEAVKRGTRLFLEAQERANNVKEVQKEQAKQKAEQEKKECTFHPSVSRYAAQFAAEGAYYPLESRFEDQAAYNEKRMRLRLERAMELEKECTFKPTLSPGTEELMFDLRCRRERFHYCRSFRRPEAGEHTRSRRRRPSPSEREPFEPGERLYRDGGERLLRQQVRLQRAAAKEQRHVVGGALRLSPTGAQQLAGRFTSWAATREANREQLRVALERQERETPKVTVEREAAIRRAGGLRFSRTLSSLGRSTATPRLVQSAANGNGSIAPAVTDASVLPLKNKNYFTSSTGSQRACGDTGNCEASRVPSDRARSSQSPSGADCGVTATNDLRSVASLSAPETCSAVDMPVHKELLRIRLGALFYKYAVSTTATAVTLAQVKQQVRCYYPEDSGIAAALASSFPNGQQHITKIEFMAALARYVAQHGIQPWCLPHHNDPNTIVGAPYSSPASTTTGAAAAVMTNVLVNSAHLPDVMDNDAPGSIPSWTGTGTCGSEPGCRNKVDCSVFTPTTARASEGTSGEKPLRTHIYSSSLPPDCSPPTPAPTAVAPSCAPKGNRATAATTGVRGSTATSRGSLCDGLRDPTASRDTLPANSPIAASEFVRGYADYVQRQRRAIDRARAVSKSPQRNVVEECTFRPTLTPRSVMLSDMNLKKRMAYVRELQLRRRNLQLLHTAVLAEGSGEDGLPRATPSEREFKARDALDSTQTSPLTPSTKHSSASLSGISPPSGLSPSIEVSSLSCSTPQHEGKSASSKPAATLSPPHQQHLAGDSNALRVIARLEQLLNDVAGKEGSIQATESVVRTPPPCSSVNADVSSVGHAGMVIAKDGADTTRTVSTVPLSRFFATKPAQAILCVEEGLLESRHGVKTSRGAN
- a CDS encoding hypothetical protein (TriTrypDB/GeneDB-style sysID: LpmP.34.3970) — its product is MGDPFVRPGLEYAPHVEQVLLKHEGTMTLETTKDDWMRYQHRDTLAAIIEHRDQIEHLCIAENLPPAKMERILLERMVDPIAKR